One window from the genome of Oryctolagus cuniculus chromosome 1, mOryCun1.1, whole genome shotgun sequence encodes:
- the LOC100359191 gene encoding olfactory receptor 4C11-like, producing the protein MKLHTNVTEFILLGLTEDPHRRKMVFVTFLFFYLGTILGNLLILVTIRTSRALGSPMYFFLFHLSLSDTCFSTAVAPRTIADALLEKATISFSECFIQVFTCHFFGCLEIFILVLMAADRYVAICKPLYYTTIMSPQVCTILVALAWVGSCVHSSAQISLVLSLPFCGPNVIDHYFCDLQPLLKLACADTYVINLLLVSNGGAICTVSFFMLMFSYVIILHSLRNHSAEGRRKALSTCISHIIVVILFFVPCIFIYTRPNTTFPIDKMITVFFTIGTPFLNPLIYTLRNAEVKNAMRRLWSKNLISDATR; encoded by the coding sequence ATGAAGCTGCATACTAATGTGACTGAGTTCATTCTACTGGGGTTGACAGAGGATCCTCATAGGAGGAAAATGGTGTTtgtcacatttttgtttttctatttgggAACAATATTGGGTAACTTGCTAATTCTTGTCACCATCAGGACCAGCCGAGCACTTGGGAGTCCAATGTACTTCTTCCTTTTTCACTTATCCTTATCTGATACCTGCTTCTCTACCGCCGTAGCCCCTAGAACCATTGCAGATGCACTTTTGGAGAAAGCCACTATTTCTTTCAGTGAATGCTTTATCCAAGTTTTTACGTGCCATTTTTTTGGCTGCCTGGAGATCTTCATCCTTGTCCTTATGGCTGctgaccgctatgtggccatctgtaagCCCTTGTACTACACGACCATCATGAGCCCCCAGGTCTGTACCATCTTGGTGGCCTTAGCCTGGGTGGGGTCCTGTGTGCATTCTTCAGCTCAAATTTCCCTTGTCTTGAGTTTACCTTTCTGTGGGCCTAATGTGATTGATCACTATTTCTGTGACTTGCAGCCCTTGTTGAAGCTCGCCTGTGCAGACACCTATGTGATCAACCTACTCCTGGTGTCCAATGGTGGGGCCATTTGCACAGTGAGCTTTTTCATGCTGATGTTCTCCTATGTGATCATCCTACATTCTCTGAGGAACCACAgcgctgaagggaggagaaaagccCTCTCTACCTGCATCTCTCACATCATTGTGGTCATCCTGTTCTTTGTTCCTTGCATATTCATATACACACGTCCTAACACCACTTTCCCTATAGACAAAATGATAACAGTGTTTTTTACAATTGGAACACCTTTTCTGAACCCTCTGATTTATACACTGAGAAATGCAGAAGTGAAAAATGCCATGAGGAGATTGTGGAGCAAGAATTTGATCTCAGATGCCACAAGATGA